One window of Candidatus Mycobacterium wuenschmannii genomic DNA carries:
- a CDS encoding cobalamin biosynthesis protein: MLGTARRTRLIGVLLGYLADVLLADPRSCHPVAGFGAAASSLERATYRDNRMAGVVHVGVLVGAVSLAGAAVERRSRRVGAAIATAVATWIALGGTSLARVGSRMGDLLGRGDLDGARTLLPSLCGRDPATLDADGLTRATVESLAENTSDAQVAPLLWAAAGGVPGVLGYRAVNTLDAMVGHRSPRYARFGWAAARLDDAANYLAARVTAALTVVCAPIVGGSPLGAVTAWRRDAGRHPSPNAGVVEAAFAGALGVRLGGPTQYDYELQIRPVLGDGRAPTVADLSRAVRLSRAVQMGALAVAAVSVAARSGR; the protein is encoded by the coding sequence GTGCTTGGCACCGCGCGGCGTACCCGACTCATAGGTGTGCTGCTGGGCTATCTGGCCGACGTGCTGCTGGCCGACCCACGCTCATGCCACCCCGTCGCCGGATTCGGCGCTGCGGCAAGCTCCTTGGAGCGGGCCACCTATCGCGACAACCGGATGGCGGGCGTCGTGCATGTCGGGGTGCTGGTGGGCGCCGTGAGCCTGGCCGGCGCCGCCGTCGAGCGACGTAGCCGGCGGGTGGGCGCGGCGATCGCGACCGCCGTGGCGACCTGGATCGCGCTGGGTGGAACCTCGTTGGCGCGCGTCGGGTCGCGGATGGGCGACCTGCTGGGCCGTGGCGATCTCGACGGCGCGCGCACGCTGCTGCCGTCGTTGTGTGGCCGCGATCCGGCGACGCTGGATGCCGACGGGTTGACCCGAGCCACGGTGGAGTCGTTGGCCGAGAACACCTCCGATGCGCAGGTGGCCCCGCTGCTGTGGGCCGCGGCCGGCGGTGTGCCCGGCGTGCTCGGGTATCGCGCCGTCAACACCCTCGATGCGATGGTCGGCCACCGATCGCCGCGCTACGCCCGATTCGGTTGGGCCGCCGCACGATTGGACGACGCGGCCAACTATCTCGCGGCCCGCGTCACCGCGGCGCTGACGGTCGTGTGCGCTCCGATCGTCGGCGGGTCGCCGCTGGGGGCGGTGACGGCGTGGCGGCGCGATGCGGGCCGACACCCCAGCCCCAACGCCGGCGTCGTCGAGGCGGCCTTCGCCGGGGCGCTGGGTGTGCGACTCGGCGGCCCGACCCAGTACGACTACGAGTTGCAGATCCGGCCGGTCCTCGGCGACGGCCGGGCGCCGACGGTGGCCGATCTGTCGCGCGCCGTTCGCCTTTCGCGCGCGGTGCAGATGGGCGCGCTGGCAGTGGCAGCGGTCAGCGTCGCCGCCCGTAGCGGTCGGTGA
- a CDS encoding oxygenase MpaB family protein translates to MKRHVTRVADLLNPAATLLPAANVIMQLSLPGVGYGVLESPVDSGNVYQHPFKRARTTGTYLAVATIGTESDRALIRAAVDTAHRQVRSTASSPVSYNAFDPKLQLWVAACLYRYFVDQHESLFGPLEEAAADAVYQDARTLGTTLQVRESMWPPDRVAFDDYWKRSLEDLRIDPPVRDHLRGVAAMEFLPWPLRALAGPFNLFATTGFLPPEFRSLMRLGWSESQQRRFEWLLTALRVADRLIPHQAWILGYRLYLWDMRLRARLGRRIV, encoded by the coding sequence ATGAAGCGTCACGTCACGCGGGTCGCCGACCTGCTGAACCCCGCGGCCACTCTGCTGCCGGCCGCGAACGTGATCATGCAACTGTCGCTGCCCGGCGTCGGTTATGGCGTCCTGGAAAGCCCGGTGGACAGCGGCAACGTCTACCAGCACCCGTTCAAGCGGGCGCGCACCACCGGGACGTATCTGGCCGTCGCGACGATCGGCACCGAATCGGACCGTGCCCTGATTCGCGCGGCCGTCGACACCGCACACCGCCAGGTGCGGTCGACGGCGTCGAGTCCGGTGTCCTACAACGCCTTCGACCCAAAGCTGCAGTTGTGGGTCGCGGCCTGCCTGTATCGCTACTTCGTCGACCAGCACGAGTCTCTGTTCGGCCCGCTCGAGGAGGCGGCGGCCGACGCCGTCTATCAGGACGCACGCACGCTGGGCACGACGCTGCAGGTGCGCGAATCGATGTGGCCGCCCGATCGGGTGGCGTTCGACGACTACTGGAAACGCTCGCTCGAGGATCTGCGCATCGATCCCCCGGTACGCGACCACCTACGCGGAGTGGCGGCGATGGAATTCCTGCCCTGGCCGCTGCGCGCGCTCGCCGGACCCTTCAATCTGTTCGCGACGACGGGCTTTCTGCCTCCGGAGTTCCGCAGCTTGATGCGGTTGGGGTGGTCAGAATCCCAGCAGCGACGGTTCGAGTGGTTGCTCACGGCCCTGCGGGTGGCCGACCGCCTGATTCCACATCAGGCGTGGATTCTCGGCTATCGGCTCTACCTGTGGGACATGCGCTTGCGCGCCCGCCTGGGTCGGCGAATCGTGTGA
- a CDS encoding VOC family protein has translation MAFPALNHVALTIRDMSVSGPWYRQLFDADPIIDERTAGGFRHQVWLLDGGTLFGIHQHEHPAPNERFSEFRVGLDHVGFGCASRAELETWMDRLGELRIQHGGIVDAPYGSGLSFRDPDGIALEFFAPPAE, from the coding sequence ATGGCATTCCCGGCACTCAATCACGTCGCGCTGACCATCCGCGATATGTCGGTCAGCGGACCCTGGTACCGGCAGCTGTTCGACGCCGACCCGATCATCGACGAGCGGACCGCCGGCGGATTCCGGCACCAGGTGTGGCTGCTCGACGGTGGCACCCTGTTCGGCATTCATCAGCATGAGCATCCTGCACCCAACGAGCGCTTCAGCGAATTCCGGGTGGGCCTGGACCACGTCGGCTTCGGCTGCGCCAGCCGAGCCGAACTGGAGACCTGGATGGATCGCCTGGGCGAACTGCGGATTCAGCACGGCGGGATCGTCGACGCCCCCTACGGCTCGGGCCTTAGCTTTCGCGATCCCGACGGCATCGCGCTCGAGTTCTTCGCTCCCCCGGCAGAATAA
- a CDS encoding zinc-binding dehydrogenase, translating into MRAVVITKHGPPSVLRVQERPDPPPPAAGQVRIAVRAAGVNFADHLARVGLYPDAPKLPCVVGYEVAGTIEAVGDGVDPTRVGQRVLAGTRFGGYAEIVNAGANDTVPLPDSMSFEQGAAVPVNYATAWAALVGYGSLREGEHVLIHAAAGGVGIAAVQLAKASGAVVHGTASPGKHAQLTALGVDKTIDYRRDGWWKGLGPYDMVLDGLGGTSLKRSFGLLRPGGRLVAYGLSALQQGEKRSLLRAAPQALAMLRGLSLVSQISDSKTVVGINMLRLWDDRGTLEPWIGPLTAALTDGTASPVVHAAVPFAEAAEAHRILAARENVGKVVLVP; encoded by the coding sequence ATGCGCGCGGTCGTCATCACCAAGCACGGCCCACCGTCCGTGCTCCGGGTGCAGGAGCGTCCCGATCCGCCGCCGCCCGCTGCCGGGCAGGTGCGCATCGCGGTGCGCGCGGCGGGGGTGAACTTCGCCGACCATCTGGCCCGCGTCGGCCTCTACCCCGATGCGCCCAAACTGCCGTGCGTCGTCGGCTACGAGGTGGCCGGGACGATCGAGGCGGTCGGCGACGGTGTCGACCCCACGCGAGTGGGCCAGCGGGTGCTGGCCGGAACCCGCTTCGGCGGCTACGCGGAGATCGTCAACGCCGGCGCCAACGACACTGTGCCGCTGCCGGATTCGATGAGCTTCGAGCAGGGCGCCGCGGTGCCGGTCAACTACGCCACCGCGTGGGCGGCTCTGGTCGGCTACGGCTCGCTGCGCGAGGGCGAGCACGTGCTGATACACGCCGCGGCCGGCGGCGTGGGCATCGCGGCAGTTCAACTGGCCAAGGCGTCGGGCGCGGTGGTGCACGGCACCGCGTCGCCCGGCAAGCACGCACAGCTCACGGCCCTCGGGGTCGACAAGACGATCGATTACCGTCGCGACGGCTGGTGGAAGGGCCTGGGGCCGTACGACATGGTGCTCGACGGCCTCGGCGGCACATCACTCAAGCGGTCGTTCGGCCTGCTGCGGCCGGGCGGACGCCTTGTCGCATACGGGCTTTCGGCGTTGCAGCAGGGCGAGAAGCGATCGCTGCTGCGCGCGGCCCCGCAGGCGCTGGCGATGCTGCGCGGGCTGAGCCTAGTCTCCCAGATCAGCGACTCCAAGACCGTCGTCGGCATCAACATGCTGCGGCTGTGGGACGACCGCGGGACGCTCGAGCCGTGGATCGGACCGCTGACGGCCGCGCTGACCGACGGCACCGCATCCCCGGTCGTGCACGCGGCGGTGCCATTCGCCGAAGCGGCTGAGGCACACCGGATTCTGGCGGCGCGCGAGAACGTCGGCAAGGTCGTGCTAGTCCCCTGA
- a CDS encoding lipocalin-like domain-containing protein has translation MTLRDEVLGAWELVSFVARDATTGEDRHPLGMSPRGLILYTADGHMSAQLADSDMAGYISYGGRFSVDEKSSTLHHDVTISMLPELLAQPQFRHAAIDGDVLTLSASRTDDAGVTTDSRLQWKRASPLPQ, from the coding sequence GTGACGTTGCGTGACGAGGTGTTGGGCGCATGGGAGCTGGTCTCGTTCGTCGCGCGCGACGCGACCACCGGCGAAGACCGCCACCCGCTCGGCATGTCACCGCGGGGATTGATTCTCTACACCGCCGACGGGCACATGTCGGCTCAGCTCGCCGACTCGGACATGGCGGGCTACATCTCTTACGGCGGACGCTTCTCGGTCGACGAAAAATCCTCGACGCTGCACCACGACGTCACGATCTCGATGCTGCCGGAGTTGTTGGCGCAGCCCCAGTTTCGGCATGCCGCCATCGACGGCGATGTGCTGACCCTGTCGGCGAGCCGGACCGACGACGCCGGCGTGACGACCGACAGTCGGCTGCAGTGGAAGCGCGCTAGCCCACTGCCCCAATGA
- a CDS encoding thioesterase family protein — protein MPALAPTPFFVSDGDRFVPNQVAQGGWGPTLGGHVVGGLLARSIEGERADPDLVPARLTVDILRRVAAEPVEVTANVLRTGRRNQSIDATMTQGGEVVARASTLFLRRSTQPAVLPWTTDIAMPPIPEEPVEFDDSAPIFIAPFGGGDGPNPWQHLGPRFAWIRHIHALVDGEEPSPFVCAAMAVDVTASLTGFSEDGLGFINADYTMTLSRLPDGPFIGLAALTHYSDAGIGTGSASLFDVHGPIGSGLTTAAANPNFIGAVG, from the coding sequence ATGCCCGCTTTAGCGCCGACGCCGTTCTTCGTCTCCGATGGCGACCGCTTCGTTCCCAACCAGGTTGCGCAGGGCGGCTGGGGTCCCACCCTCGGCGGGCACGTGGTCGGTGGGCTGCTGGCCAGAAGCATCGAAGGCGAGCGGGCCGACCCGGACCTGGTACCCGCGCGTCTCACCGTCGACATCCTGCGCCGGGTCGCTGCCGAACCCGTTGAGGTCACGGCGAATGTGCTGCGCACCGGCCGGCGCAATCAATCCATCGACGCGACCATGACGCAGGGCGGCGAGGTGGTGGCCCGGGCGTCGACGCTGTTCCTGCGGCGCAGTACGCAGCCCGCGGTCCTGCCGTGGACGACAGACATCGCCATGCCGCCGATTCCCGAGGAGCCCGTGGAGTTCGACGATTCCGCGCCGATCTTCATCGCACCGTTCGGTGGCGGCGACGGTCCCAACCCGTGGCAACACCTGGGCCCGCGCTTCGCCTGGATTCGGCACATCCACGCACTGGTCGACGGCGAGGAGCCGAGCCCGTTCGTCTGCGCGGCGATGGCGGTCGACGTCACCGCATCGTTGACCGGTTTCTCCGAGGACGGTCTGGGATTCATCAACGCCGACTACACGATGACGCTGAGCAGACTGCCCGACGGCCCTTTCATCGGACTGGCGGCGCTGACCCACTACAGCGACGCCGGCATCGGGACGGGAAGCGCCAGCCTGTTCGATGTTCACGGCCCGATCGGCTCCGGCCTGACGACGGCCGCGGCCAACCCGAATTTCATTGGGGCAGTGGGCTAG
- a CDS encoding peroxiredoxin codes for MLPVGSPAPDFTLHDQNRQPVTLSAFHGAKDVLLVFFPLAFTGICQGELDEIRDHLPDYENDSRAVLAISVGPAPTHKVWATQSGFLFPVLSDFWPHGAVSQAYCVFNEDAGVSNRGTFVIDRSGTVRFAEMKQPGEARDQRLWVDALAALNA; via the coding sequence ATGCTGCCGGTGGGTAGCCCCGCACCGGACTTCACCCTGCACGACCAGAACCGGCAGCCGGTCACCCTCAGCGCCTTTCACGGCGCGAAGGACGTGCTGCTGGTTTTCTTCCCGCTGGCGTTCACCGGTATCTGCCAAGGCGAGCTGGACGAGATTCGCGACCATCTGCCCGATTACGAGAACGACAGCCGCGCGGTGCTGGCGATCTCGGTCGGCCCGGCCCCGACCCACAAGGTGTGGGCCACCCAGAGCGGCTTCCTCTTTCCGGTGCTGTCCGATTTCTGGCCGCACGGTGCCGTCAGCCAGGCCTACTGCGTCTTCAACGAGGACGCCGGCGTGTCCAATCGCGGCACGTTCGTCATCGACCGCTCCGGGACCGTCCGGTTCGCTGAGATGAAGCAACCCGGCGAAGCCCGTGACCAGCGGCTGTGGGTCGACGCGCTGGCGGCGCTGAACGCCTGA
- a CDS encoding DUF3052 domain-containing protein, whose product MVAADDAPSFARKLGIQPGQVVQEWGWDEDVDDDIRADVEDACGGELLDEDTDEVVDVVLLWWRDDDGDLVDTLMDAIASLADDGVIWVLTPKTGKPGHVQPAEIAESAPTAGLMPTSSVNLGDWSASRLVQPKSKAAGRR is encoded by the coding sequence GTGGTGGCCGCGGATGACGCCCCGAGCTTTGCCCGCAAGCTGGGCATCCAACCAGGGCAGGTTGTCCAGGAGTGGGGTTGGGACGAGGACGTCGACGACGACATCCGTGCCGATGTCGAAGATGCGTGCGGCGGCGAGTTGCTCGACGAGGACACCGACGAGGTCGTGGACGTGGTCCTGCTGTGGTGGCGCGACGACGACGGCGACCTGGTGGACACCCTGATGGACGCGATCGCCTCGCTGGCCGACGACGGCGTGATCTGGGTGCTGACCCCGAAGACCGGCAAGCCCGGTCACGTGCAGCCCGCCGAGATCGCCGAGTCGGCGCCCACTGCCGGCCTGATGCCGACATCGTCGGTCAACCTCGGTGACTGGAGCGCGAGCCGTCTGGTGCAACCGAAGTCGAAAGCGGCCGGGCGCCGCTGA
- the aceE gene encoding pyruvate dehydrogenase (acetyl-transferring), homodimeric type — MTTEFVRHDLAKNPTGTSEPDRVRVIREGVASYLPDIDPEETAEWLESFDELLERQGPARARYLMLRLLERAGEQRVALPSLTSTDYVNTIPTEMEPWFPGDEDVERRFRAWIRWNAAIMVHRAQRPGVGVGGHISTYASSAALYEVGFNHFFRGKSHPGGGDQVFIQGHASPGIYARAFLEGRLSADQLDGFRQEHSHPGGGLPSYPHPRLMPNFWEFPTVSMGLGPMNAIYQARFNHYLHDRGLKDTSDQHVWAFLGDGEMDEPESRGLIQVAANEALDNLTFVINCNLQRLDGPVRGNGKIIQELESFFRGAGWNVIKVVWGREWDALLHADRDGALVNLMNTTPDGDYQTYKANDGAYVRDHFFGRDPRTKALVEPMTDAEIWNLKRGGHDYRKVYAAYRAAVDHHGQPTVILAKTIKGYSLGAHFQGRNATHQMKKLALQDLKDFRDAIRIPITDEQLEQDPYLPPYYHPGPEAPEIRYLLERRHALGGFVPDRRTKTKTLRLPGRDIYAPLKKGSGHQEVATTMATVRTFKELLRDKEIGDRIVPIIPDEARTFGMDSWFPSLKIYNRNGQLYTAVDAELMLAYKESEVGQILHEGINEAGSSASFIAAGTSYATHNEPMIPIYIFYSMFGFQRTGDNLWAAADQMTRGFLLGATAGRTTLTGEGLQHADGQSLLLAATNPAVLSYDPAFAYEIAHIIEAGLARMYGENAENVFYYLTIYNEPYLQPAEPENFDPEGVLRGIYRYQRAGQSRTNSANILASGVSMPAAVQAAEMLAAEWDVAADVWSVTSWSELNRDGVAIQKQRLRHPDQPAAEPYVTQALSKATGPFVAVSDWMRAVPEQIRPWVPGSYVTLGTDGFGFSDTRPAARRYFNTDAESQVVAVLEALARDGEIDPSVPVAAARQYRIDDVQAAQVSYVDTGSA, encoded by the coding sequence TTGACCACCGAGTTCGTCCGCCACGATCTGGCCAAGAATCCAACCGGCACAAGCGAACCCGACCGCGTGCGGGTGATCCGCGAGGGCGTCGCGTCCTACCTGCCGGACATCGACCCGGAGGAAACCGCCGAGTGGCTGGAGTCCTTCGACGAACTCCTCGAGCGCCAGGGTCCGGCGCGGGCGCGGTATCTGATGCTGAGGCTGCTGGAGCGCGCAGGCGAGCAGCGAGTGGCGCTGCCGTCGCTGACGTCGACCGATTACGTCAACACGATCCCGACCGAGATGGAGCCCTGGTTCCCCGGTGACGAGGACGTCGAGCGTCGCTTCCGGGCCTGGATCCGGTGGAACGCCGCGATCATGGTGCACCGCGCCCAGCGTCCGGGAGTCGGTGTGGGCGGCCACATTTCGACCTACGCGTCGTCGGCGGCGCTCTACGAGGTCGGGTTCAACCACTTTTTCCGCGGCAAGAGCCATCCCGGTGGTGGCGATCAGGTCTTCATCCAGGGCCACGCCTCCCCGGGCATTTACGCCCGCGCGTTCCTCGAGGGCCGACTGTCGGCCGACCAGTTGGACGGCTTCCGGCAGGAGCACAGTCATCCCGGCGGCGGGCTGCCGTCGTATCCGCACCCGCGGTTGATGCCGAACTTCTGGGAGTTCCCGACGGTGTCGATGGGCCTGGGCCCCATGAACGCGATCTATCAGGCCCGGTTCAACCACTACCTGCACGACCGCGGCCTCAAGGACACCTCCGACCAGCACGTGTGGGCGTTCCTCGGCGACGGCGAGATGGACGAGCCGGAGAGCCGCGGCCTCATCCAGGTGGCCGCCAACGAGGCCTTGGACAACCTGACGTTCGTGATCAACTGCAATCTGCAGCGTCTTGATGGCCCGGTGCGCGGCAACGGCAAGATCATCCAGGAGCTGGAGTCGTTCTTCCGGGGCGCCGGCTGGAACGTCATCAAGGTGGTGTGGGGTCGCGAATGGGACGCGTTGCTGCACGCCGACCGGGACGGCGCGCTGGTGAACCTGATGAACACCACGCCCGACGGTGACTATCAGACCTATAAGGCCAACGACGGCGCCTACGTCCGCGACCATTTCTTCGGCCGCGACCCTCGTACCAAGGCGCTCGTCGAGCCGATGACCGACGCCGAGATCTGGAATCTGAAGCGCGGCGGCCACGACTACCGCAAGGTGTACGCCGCCTACCGCGCCGCCGTCGATCATCACGGTCAGCCGACGGTGATCCTGGCCAAGACCATCAAGGGCTACTCGCTGGGTGCCCACTTCCAGGGCCGCAACGCCACCCACCAGATGAAAAAGCTTGCGCTGCAAGACCTCAAGGACTTCCGCGATGCGATCCGGATTCCGATCACCGATGAGCAACTCGAGCAGGATCCCTACCTGCCGCCGTACTACCACCCCGGCCCCGAGGCGCCGGAGATCCGCTACCTGCTCGAACGTCGCCATGCGCTCGGCGGTTTCGTGCCCGACCGGCGTACCAAGACCAAGACCCTGCGACTGCCCGGCCGCGACATCTATGCGCCGCTGAAGAAGGGGTCGGGCCACCAGGAGGTCGCCACCACGATGGCGACCGTCCGCACGTTCAAGGAACTGTTGCGGGACAAAGAAATTGGTGATCGGATCGTCCCGATCATCCCCGACGAGGCCCGCACGTTCGGCATGGACTCGTGGTTCCCGTCGCTGAAGATCTACAACCGCAACGGCCAGCTCTACACCGCTGTCGACGCCGAGCTCATGTTGGCCTACAAGGAATCTGAAGTCGGTCAGATCCTGCACGAGGGCATCAACGAGGCCGGCTCGTCAGCCAGTTTCATCGCGGCCGGTACGTCGTATGCGACGCACAACGAGCCGATGATCCCGATCTACATCTTCTATTCCATGTTCGGGTTCCAGCGCACCGGCGACAACCTGTGGGCCGCCGCCGACCAGATGACGCGCGGCTTCCTGTTGGGCGCCACCGCCGGTCGCACCACCCTGACCGGCGAGGGCCTGCAGCACGCGGACGGTCAGTCGCTGCTGCTCGCGGCCACCAATCCCGCTGTGCTGTCCTACGATCCGGCGTTCGCCTACGAGATCGCCCACATCATCGAGGCCGGGTTGGCGCGGATGTACGGCGAGAACGCCGAGAACGTCTTCTACTACCTGACGATCTACAACGAGCCGTACCTGCAGCCCGCGGAGCCGGAGAACTTCGACCCCGAGGGCGTGCTGCGGGGCATCTACCGCTACCAGCGGGCCGGCCAGAGCCGGACCAATTCCGCCAACATCCTGGCGTCGGGGGTGTCGATGCCCGCCGCGGTGCAGGCCGCCGAGATGCTGGCCGCCGAATGGGACGTCGCCGCCGACGTGTGGTCGGTGACGAGTTGGAGTGAGCTCAACCGCGACGGCGTCGCGATCCAGAAGCAGCGCCTGCGGCATCCGGACCAGCCCGCCGCCGAACCGTATGTGACGCAGGCGCTATCCAAGGCGACCGGCCCGTTCGTCGCGGTCTCGGACTGGATGCGCGCGGTGCCCGAGCAGATCCGGCCCTGGGTGCCGGGCAGCTACGTCACGCTGGGCACCGACGGGTTCGGCTTCTCCGACACCCGGCCGGCGGCCCGGCGTTACTTCAACACCGATGCCGAGTCGCAGGTCGTCGCGGTGCTGGAGGCGCTGGCCCGCGACGGGGAGATCGACCCATCGGTGCCGGTCGCGGCCGCGCGGCAGTACCGCATCGACGACGTCCAAGCCGCGCAGGTGTCCTACGTCGACACCGGCAGCGCCTGA